From a region of the Nonlabens sp. Hel1_33_55 genome:
- a CDS encoding M48 family metalloprotease, protein MRRGSGKLKLFIGLAIVAFAVFKFCSSETINEFTGQKQYVDLTVEEEISMGLSAAPSMMQQHGGLLQNQQAQDQLDRVGMKLVQSSIAQNTDYNWDFHLLADDQTINAFALPGGQCFITAALYSQLENEDQLAGVMGHEIGHVIARHSAERIQQQGLANGVITGVSVAAEGGGQAAQAIAQMLTMKYGRDDELQSDDLGVKMMIDAGYDPYEMIGVMEILAAAGGPNRVPEFQSTHPDPANRVERIKESIEKYQ, encoded by the coding sequence ATGAGACGCGGATCAGGTAAACTCAAACTATTTATAGGACTAGCTATTGTTGCTTTCGCAGTATTTAAATTCTGCTCGAGCGAGACCATTAACGAATTCACAGGTCAGAAACAATACGTAGATCTTACCGTTGAAGAAGAAATTAGCATGGGATTGAGTGCTGCTCCCAGTATGATGCAACAACATGGCGGATTGCTTCAAAACCAGCAAGCGCAAGATCAATTGGATCGTGTTGGAATGAAACTGGTTCAAAGCAGCATCGCTCAAAACACAGATTACAATTGGGATTTTCATCTTCTCGCAGATGATCAAACCATTAACGCATTTGCATTACCTGGCGGACAATGCTTTATTACCGCGGCACTATACAGTCAGTTGGAAAATGAAGATCAGCTAGCGGGTGTGATGGGTCATGAAATAGGACACGTGATCGCAAGACACAGCGCAGAGCGCATACAGCAACAAGGACTTGCCAATGGAGTCATCACAGGAGTCTCTGTAGCTGCAGAAGGTGGCGGACAAGCTGCACAGGCCATTGCACAAATGTTGACCATGAAATATGGTCGCGATGATGAATTGCAAAGTGACGATCTCGGAGTCAAAATGATGATCGATGCAGGTTATGATCCTTATGAAATGATAGGCGTTATGGAAATTCTAGCCGCTGCTGGTGGACCCAACCGAGTTCCAGAATTCCAGAGCACGCATCCAGATCCGGCAAACCGCGTTGAGCGCATTAAGGAATCGATTGAGAAGTATCAGTGA
- the pepE gene encoding dipeptidase PepE, which produces MRNMIVASTSTLYGSGYLEYLTPILTKRLKDNSIEELLFIPFARPGGISHDEYTSRARKFFKRIDVKVKGIHEFENPVEAMENAQGIFTGGGNTFQLIKMLHDQQLIQPLRKAMYSGTFYLGTSAGSNICGLNIRTTNDMPVVEPSSFKATGALAYNINPHYQDPIAGDQHMGETREQRIKEFHVYNNIPVIGLREGSYLDVQDKQEILKGSLHARVFLAGKTPIEIAPETNIATLNLNF; this is translated from the coding sequence ATGCGTAATATGATTGTTGCCAGTACATCGACGCTTTATGGCAGCGGCTATCTGGAGTATTTGACGCCTATTCTTACTAAAAGATTAAAAGACAATTCCATTGAGGAGTTGCTTTTTATTCCGTTCGCGAGACCTGGTGGCATTTCGCATGATGAATATACCTCTAGAGCACGTAAGTTTTTCAAAAGGATAGATGTCAAAGTCAAGGGAATTCATGAATTTGAAAATCCAGTTGAAGCGATGGAAAATGCACAAGGCATTTTTACCGGTGGCGGTAACACCTTTCAGCTCATCAAAATGCTTCATGATCAGCAATTGATACAACCATTGCGCAAAGCGATGTATTCAGGTACTTTTTATCTGGGAACCAGTGCAGGAAGCAATATTTGCGGTCTCAATATAAGAACCACCAATGATATGCCTGTGGTAGAACCATCCAGCTTTAAAGCTACCGGTGCGCTGGCCTATAATATCAATCCGCATTATCAGGATCCCATTGCTGGCGATCAACACATGGGCGAGACACGCGAGCAACGCATCAAGGAGTTTCATGTTTACAATAACATTCCCGTCATAGGATTGCGCGAGGGCAGCTACCTTGATGTGCAGGACAAACAGGAAATTCTTAAAGGAAGCCTTCATGCCCGTGTTTTTCTTGCAGGAAAAACGCCTATTGAAATTGCTCCCGAAACGAACATTGCAACACTCAACTTAAACTTCTAA
- a CDS encoding GNAT family N-acetyltransferase, with protein sequence MNTDNIQHKQNDRRGIFFLKQGEQTIAELTYSLEDDVMTIDHTEVQPEHENQGLGGKMIEESYAYAKANNLKINPLCPFAEVVFDQHEEWSDVRI encoded by the coding sequence ATGAATACAGATAACATCCAACATAAACAGAACGACCGTCGTGGTATATTTTTCCTAAAGCAAGGTGAGCAAACCATTGCAGAACTTACCTATTCTCTTGAAGATGATGTGATGACCATCGATCATACTGAGGTACAACCAGAGCACGAAAATCAAGGTTTAGGTGGTAAAATGATTGAGGAGAGTTACGCTTACGCGAAAGCGAACAATCTTAAAATCAATCCACTTTGCCCATTTGCTGAAGTCGTTTTTGACCAGCATGAAGAATGGAGCGATGTGCGCATTTAA
- a CDS encoding carboxypeptidase-like regulatory domain-containing protein, with translation MKYLFLFLLISSAVVAQDRIQLEGTILGVTKEPLEGITIFNGSTLEGTVTNEDGNFYIDVRAGDKLSFSAVQYDPFTVTVTAATVEKGTTLLTFSQGVNLLDEVVVTDESVVVAVKKTEMPETGLDQVSERNIRVAAVDRIENTFSDRIRQPEEIPLENTAFNQSQLRYNSFNLVGLLGGLLINGALSNLDLSVNAPSKQESRFKEVLLQNEYSTEYLVDYLDIPEDKLFEFMVFAQEKGLNKAMLLPENEFQLLQFLDAQATTFKKRLDTNKE, from the coding sequence ATGAAGTACCTATTTCTATTTTTATTAATCAGCAGCGCGGTAGTCGCACAAGATCGCATCCAATTGGAAGGCACCATTCTAGGCGTTACTAAAGAGCCTCTGGAAGGCATTACTATTTTCAATGGCAGCACCTTAGAAGGTACGGTGACTAATGAAGATGGCAATTTTTACATCGATGTGCGTGCAGGAGATAAGCTTTCCTTTAGTGCGGTTCAATACGATCCATTTACGGTGACTGTCACTGCGGCTACCGTTGAGAAGGGAACTACATTACTTACTTTTTCGCAAGGTGTAAATTTACTGGATGAGGTGGTTGTAACAGATGAATCTGTAGTTGTAGCGGTAAAGAAAACGGAGATGCCAGAAACAGGACTTGATCAGGTAAGTGAGCGCAACATTCGTGTTGCGGCCGTAGATCGCATTGAGAATACTTTTTCTGATCGCATACGCCAGCCAGAGGAAATTCCATTGGAAAACACTGCTTTTAACCAGAGCCAGCTGCGATATAATTCTTTCAACCTGGTAGGTTTGCTAGGTGGATTATTGATCAATGGAGCATTGAGCAATCTAGACTTGAGCGTTAATGCGCCCAGCAAACAAGAAAGCCGATTCAAAGAGGTATTGTTGCAAAATGAGTACAGCACAGAATATCTGGTGGATTACCTTGATATTCCTGAAGATAAATTGTTTGAATTCATGGTTTTCGCTCAGGAGAAAGGCTTGAACAAAGCGATGTTATTACCAGAAAATGAATTCCAATTGTTGCAGTTTCTAGACGCGCAAGCCACGACTTTTAAGAAACGATTGGATACAAACAAGGAGTAA
- a CDS encoding M15 family metallopeptidase has translation MKIIIVVFALFGLITQAQIAPDVLTGQSSNTSNSLERETQSALKKMQVAALKDGIKIEVASGYRSFNRQRQIWNGKYKKYKAQGLQPDAIFDKIVEYSTVPGTSRHHWGTDMDLIDGNANYTGSVLVTSKYHGDGPFCKLKDWMDANSITYGFELVYSLNNNRTGFEYEPWHYSYAPVSKVYLQEYLSQIDFVNFLRSENIMGMDQISDARLERYYQEHIQGINPKLLPEKE, from the coding sequence ATGAAGATTATCATTGTCGTATTCGCTCTGTTTGGTTTGATAACTCAAGCACAAATAGCTCCTGATGTGTTGACCGGTCAATCTTCCAACACTTCTAATTCACTTGAAAGAGAAACACAATCGGCATTAAAAAAAATGCAAGTGGCTGCCTTGAAAGACGGCATCAAGATAGAAGTTGCTTCAGGATACCGCAGTTTCAATAGACAACGCCAAATCTGGAATGGGAAATACAAAAAGTATAAAGCTCAAGGTCTACAACCTGATGCCATCTTTGATAAAATCGTGGAATATTCTACGGTTCCAGGAACCTCCAGACACCATTGGGGAACCGATATGGATCTGATTGACGGCAATGCCAACTATACAGGCTCAGTTCTGGTAACCAGTAAATATCACGGTGATGGGCCTTTTTGCAAATTGAAGGATTGGATGGATGCAAACTCTATCACTTATGGTTTTGAATTAGTCTACTCATTAAATAACAACCGAACAGGTTTTGAATACGAACCGTGGCATTATAGTTATGCACCAGTATCAAAGGTTTATTTACAAGAATATTTGAGCCAGATCGATTTTGTAAACTTTCTAAGGTCAGAAAATATTATGGGAATGGATCAGATCAGTGATGCAAGGTTGGAAAGATATTATCAAGAACACATTCAAGGAATCAACCCAAAACTACTTCCCGAAAAAGAGTAA
- a CDS encoding GNAT family N-acetyltransferase: MPITIKEISALETYSVRHVVLRVGRPIEDCAMDGDDLETTFHLGAFEGDLHVGVATFLKSEPVDLPFSVASDASYYQLRGMGVVADQQGKGIGAKLLQEGIKKLKANSVDLLWFNARIKAVPFYERLGFEKYGSAFEVPLIGTHFKMYKQL, encoded by the coding sequence ATGCCTATAACCATTAAAGAAATATCTGCGCTTGAAACATACAGCGTGCGCCATGTCGTCTTAAGGGTTGGAAGACCGATAGAAGATTGCGCTATGGATGGTGATGATCTGGAGACGACTTTTCATTTAGGAGCTTTTGAAGGCGATTTACATGTAGGAGTTGCAACTTTTTTGAAATCAGAACCAGTTGATTTACCGTTCTCAGTTGCATCAGATGCAAGCTATTACCAGTTACGTGGGATGGGCGTGGTTGCAGATCAACAGGGAAAAGGAATTGGCGCTAAATTGCTACAGGAAGGAATAAAAAAATTGAAAGCCAATAGTGTTGACCTGTTGTGGTTCAATGCTCGAATTAAAGCAGTTCCGTTTTATGAACGCCTTGGATTTGAGAAATATGGATCGGCTTTTGAAGTGCCACTGATAGGAACCCATTTTAAAATGTATAAGCAGTTATGA
- a CDS encoding GNAT family N-acetyltransferase: MNLHFETDRLFLRPFELSDAALFYQMNADEEVMRYTGDIPFNSIKAAEEFITDYIDNPGGQIQKYQMGRLAVIEKSSNEFLGFCGIKTHEATQITDIGYRLLRSHWGKGNATEACQEMLKFAFESHNKNQIIAHVHEQNIGSQRVAEKLGFSMDHRFLWDGILPGRYYKLTRDAYNH; the protein is encoded by the coding sequence ATGAATCTGCATTTTGAAACGGACAGGTTGTTCTTAAGACCCTTTGAATTAAGTGATGCAGCTTTATTTTACCAAATGAATGCTGATGAGGAAGTCATGCGCTACACTGGCGACATACCGTTTAACTCCATCAAAGCTGCCGAAGAATTCATCACCGATTACATTGATAACCCAGGAGGGCAGATTCAGAAATACCAAATGGGACGCCTAGCCGTTATTGAAAAAAGTTCCAACGAGTTCCTAGGCTTTTGCGGAATCAAAACCCATGAAGCAACGCAAATAACAGACATCGGTTATCGATTGCTTCGATCTCATTGGGGAAAAGGAAACGCCACAGAGGCGTGTCAAGAGATGCTGAAATTTGCTTTCGAATCGCACAATAAAAACCAAATCATAGCACACGTCCATGAGCAAAACATAGGTTCACAACGAGTTGCAGAAAAACTAGGCTTTTCAATGGATCATAGATTTCTATGGGATGGAATATTGCCAGGACGTTATTATAAATTGACAAGAGATGCCTATAACCATTAA
- a CDS encoding DUF6702 family protein, with protein sequence MKLNKASAFMAAIFCSVFSSAFPINTDGNVQSDVEEYRFRTSTALNVNFFDISFLESETTQLDHKYYLSVSNVKYNQKSKALQMVSRFFIDDLEDVLNERMDKKVTLGNADGLEDLKPILNRYISNRLRVKVDGSSVEPNVIGAEYDADQIIVYIELPVANQPKSVEVSYKALFELFPDQKNLVHFKIGDKRKSLLNSMDTPTDRVNF encoded by the coding sequence ATGAAATTAAATAAGGCTTCCGCGTTTATGGCGGCAATTTTTTGTTCCGTTTTTAGTAGTGCGTTTCCTATCAATACAGATGGAAATGTGCAAAGCGATGTTGAAGAATATCGCTTTCGCACTTCGACTGCGCTCAATGTGAACTTCTTCGACATTTCATTTCTTGAAAGCGAAACAACCCAATTAGATCACAAATACTATCTATCTGTTTCTAATGTGAAATACAATCAAAAAAGCAAGGCGCTGCAAATGGTATCCCGTTTTTTTATCGATGATCTGGAAGATGTTCTCAACGAGAGAATGGATAAAAAAGTAACGCTAGGAAACGCAGATGGACTTGAGGATTTAAAGCCTATTCTTAATCGATATATTAGTAATAGACTGCGCGTCAAAGTGGATGGTTCTAGCGTTGAACCTAATGTAATAGGTGCAGAATATGATGCAGATCAAATCATTGTTTACATCGAATTGCCAGTCGCGAACCAGCCCAAATCTGTTGAAGTAAGTTACAAAGCACTATTTGAGCTGTTTCCAGATCAAAAAAACTTAGTCCATTTCAAAATAGGCGATAAACGTAAATCACTACTAAACAGTATGGATACTCCTACAGATCGCGTAAACTTTTAA